tagcatgccagatctttagctgtggcatgtgggatctagctccctgaccagggatcaaactctggccacctgcattcggagctcagagtcttagccactggaccatcagggaagtccctctagttATTATTTATATGTGACTTTCCTCGGCTGAAGTTCAGTCTTattaatagtacctacttcagaggaggagggtgaggagtCAGTGAGTCTGAAGTGCACAGTACAGGGTCTGGCACATAGTGGGTGCTTTGTGAGTACTCCTGGCACTCTGTTAACTACACACAGACATTCCAGCCCTGGCCCTGATGTTGActgcagggtggggaggaagagtcAGACCCAGACCCCTGCCCTCAAGGCTCTAGCATGGAGTGAATGATCCAGGTGTCCACCCTTGGGGACTTTCACTGGGGAAAAGGGACAGAAAACATGTAAATGAGGAAATGTGCTTGCTGAATGCAGACAAGTGCCGGGAAGGGAAAAAGTGAGGATGATGCCTAGGGAAGGGTTCTCTCAAGGGTGACGTTGAGCTGTGACCTGAGGGTGTGAAGGTGGGAGTCATGGGGATGCTAACTGGGGAAGaaagttccaggcagagggaacctcTTTGTGAGGAGGGAGCCCTCAGCTTaacctccctgaacctcagtttccgtATCTGTGTGGTGAGGATAATGGCGGTGTCTGCTGAACCACAGGGTTGTTGTAGGGAATGCAGAAGGGAGGCTCTGCCCCCTGACCTGGCCTTGTGTGGGGCATAGAGAGGTGATGAGAGTCTGGAATGGGAGGAGTGACAGGGCTTCCATGGCCCTCCTTGCTCTGTGGAGTCTTGACTCAGATGGGGCTGGGGGGCCGTCAGAGGATGGGAACCTGCGCTGAAGGAAAAGGTGCTGGAGAAGTTGAGCCTTGCCGCCCCCTGGGCAGTGTGGGGCAGCAGGAGCTCCATTACATGGCGTTCCCACACGGCTGGCTCTGCCAGGCTGCCCTTCTCCTTGGTGTGCGCCCCATAGGAAACAGGCTATTTCTGGAGGGTCCCGAGGAGAATGTGGGAGGGCCGTGCCCAGAGGCCCCCCTTCCCATCAGAGAGCAGAGCGGTGGAGGACGCCAGCTGTGACTCTGTCGGGGGCAACCTTGGATGTGGCTTGGCCTCTCTTTGGAACTGTGCTCCCCAAACCCTGTGTCAGAGCACCAAGCCTGCCTCCCACGCCAGACTGAGCTGCTCCAGCTCAACCAGGTCCTCCCCAACCCGAGTTAGAGGTCACTTCTGGGCCAGGCAGTGGCTGTGGCCATGAGGGTCCAACCAAGAGCACAGGAACTTTGAAAGCACACCGGACGGGGTTGTAATGCACACCCGGCCTCTCTTGCCTGGTGACCTTGAGCCTCAAGCCGCCTCCTTTGTAAACGGGGGAATGACAGCACTTCTTCACAGGGCACAACACAGCAGAAGTGCCACACCACTGGGCCAcacctttgtatttatttatttatctgttttatttggctgtgttcaGTCTTGTTGTGATatacaggatcttcattgcatcatgcaggatcttctgtTGAAgagcacggactctctagttgtacgtgagctcagttgctccacagcatgtgggatttcagttccctaaccagggatcgaacccgcatcccctgcattgtaaggtggattcttaaccaccggaccaccagagaagtccccacacCCTTCCTTGACTGCGGCTtacctgtgtgactttggacaagctCCTTGCCccttctgtgcctcagcttccttggATTATTTCATCTGTGTAATGGTTTTAGAATATAACCCTGCCTGGCTATGTGGTCTGTGCTCAGGAAATGTGAGTTGTGGATAGGACAGCCTCGGGCAGGTTAGAAGGATGGAGGGAGACCGTTGAGCTGACAGTGTGGGCTGTGTCGGCTCAGTGAGAGGACCAGATCTGGGGGTAGATGCACCTCATCCCTGCCTTCCGACAGCCTGCCACGGTCTCTACCGCAGAGCTGCCGGTGAGCCCAACCCAACAGGGCCAGGCGGCAGAGTAAGCCCTTATTCCCTGTTTTCTTGTGCCGTGTGTTTAATGGTACGCGTGGGTTAGTGGTGTCCTCTGTGGTCCTGAGGAGCTAAGGCAATACTGATAAAGGGCTTGATCCCCTAGTGGCCGCTTTCACAGCAGCAGGTCAGGTGGCAGGCATGCTGGGCGCCTCCAGCATGGCAGGCGCTGTGCTAGCAGCTTTTATGTGCATTTTCTGGTTGAATCCTCAGAACAGTTGTGAGGCAGTACAGTTATTACTCCATTTTACAGTTTGGggaacttgcctaaggtcatgttgttgtttagttgctcagtcttaacactctctagtgaaagtgaaactgttagtcactcagtcatgtctgatggactgtagaccgccaggctcctctgtccatgggattttccaggcatgaatactggagcaggtttccatttctttctccaggggaccttcccaacccagggatcaaacccacatctcctgcattggcaggaacaTTCTTACCACTTAAAGCCACCTAAAGTCACATGGCTAATAAATGGGAGAGTTGggctttgaacccaggcagtctggctctgcaggctttttttccttctggttggAGGTAACCCCATGTCCTGGCCCTTGGCTGAAGGGACCGTGACCAGGATGATTTCTTgttccctgcctcctgcccactCTCCCCCAGATCAAAGAGCCAGCTGAGAAGCAAAAGTTCTTCCAAGAGCTGAGCAAAAGCCTGGACTCGTTCCCCGAGGATTTCTGCCGGCACAAGGTGCTGCCCCAGCTGCTGACTGCCTTTGAGTTTGGCAACGCGGGGGCCGTGGTCCTCACGCCCCTATTCAAGGTGAGCGGGGCCTGGAGCCTCAGGACCTGTGGGGCCCAGAGACTGGCTGGGTGGTCTGAAAGGCAGAAGAGAGGGCCGTGGCTGGGGCGGGCCAGCCTTGCCAGCGTCCTGTGAGGGGAGTCTGGTCAGGGGGACCCAAGCCCACTTGAGGATCTCTGACATCGGCGGTTCAGCAGGCCATGGCCACGTGACCAGCTGTCAGGGAGACAGAGACTTCCTGTCCTTGGTGACGGGAAAATCTGTGCCTCCAAAATTCTTTTTCCAAAGACCCTTTGCTTCAGAACCTACAGCCCTTCCTCCATTTCCTCAGGACAGCCTCCCTGGTCTGACCCGGGCACTCTGGTTCCCAGGGCCCAGGGGTCAGCTGCTCACCGCcttgctttccttcctccctcctgacCACTCAGCACTCAGCCGTCTTGGCTTCTTGGGGCTGgatcctctctccctcctcagaTCCCAGCCCGTCAGTACCTGGGCACCTGCCATTCCCTGCTCAGTGGGAGAACCCCTTCCCCAAAGGAACCTGGCgtgaggggaggtggggaagacAGCAAGTACATCCTGTGTAGCTGGGAACGCCCAGAAGTTATGGGCAGAATCCTGTGTgcacgtgggatctagtgccTGATTACAGGGAAAGGCCCAGAGCTTTTGCGAGCCTCCTAAGAGAGGCCTGACCCAGAAAGGGTAAGGGTAGGGCTAACTTGACGTGGAGTCTGGGCAGAGGGGCTGCTGAGGAAATGCCCGCCTCatcccaccaccatcaccctgttCCCACTTCGAGAAATCAGCAGGGAGACCAAGGAAGTTCACTGAGCCCGGGGACGTCATCCCACTCGTGTGGACGTGGCTGAGcccctcttcctgctccttctcAGGTGGGTAAGTTCCTCAATGCTGAGGAGTATCAGCAGAAGATCATCCCTGTCGTGGTCAAAATGTTCTCCTCAACCGACCGGGCCATGCGCATTCGCCTCCTGCAGCAGGTAGGGGCCGTGGGGAGAGCCTGCCCGCTTCTGCTCCACCCAGACCTCACCCTGGCTGCAGGGGAGGTCCCTGCCTCACCTCCAGCCCCAGGCAGATAACTCAAGCCCTTGCTTTGGCTGCATGGGGACCCCAGAAACCCCTCCTCGAAACATACACACAGGTGAGGGAGCAGAGGCTATGCTCTCAGGAAGTCAAGATACTTACCGGGCTCATTGGAAGCGTAGGGAACTCCCCCCACCCAGGCTGCATGGCTCAAACTCTTCTCCCTGTGCCGCCCATTCTCCCGGGTTGAGCCTGTtgttctgttgtttagtcactaagtcacatccagctctgtgaccctatggactgcggcatgccagacttccctgttcttcactatctcacagagtttgttcaaactcatgtccattgagtcagtgatgccatccaaccatctcattctctgccacccacttttcctcctgccctcaatctttcccagcattagggtcttttccagtgagtcggcgcttcacattaggtggccaaagtattggagcttcaggatcagtccttccaatgaatattcagggttgattttctcttGAGGGGGGATAGCGTCTCTCTTGCCAACCCCTGGGCAGTTGGGAGCATCAGACAGGGTTGATGGGACTGGGGATGGGGGGCCACTGGTGCACTAGGTATCCAGGTATCATCAGTCCTTCTCCAACTCCAGACACACCAGCCTCCTCCCAGCGCTCCTCTAGACAGTGGTTATACCCTTTTAATAGAAAAGGTCGGGAGGTTCCAAGATGGGGTATGACCATTCCACCTGATGAGCAGGACCAGAGGCTCGGCTCTCCGGCACCCAGTCCCTGGCTCTTCTCAGCCCCCTCCCTCGCCCCCAGCACCCTCTCCATTCCATTTGGGCCTGAGACCAGAGGCACAGTGGGGGGTTCAGGAGACTCCCTGGCCAGCCAGTGCCTGCTGGGTAGAGAAACCATGCCAAGGGTGGTCCCCTGGCTCTGGTGAGGGGTGGAAGGCCTCACCGTGTTCTCATGCCCCAACCGGGCCGCAGATGGAGCAGTTCATCCAGTACCTTGATGAGCCAACAGTCAACACCCAGATCTTTCCCCACGTTGTGCACGGTTTCCTGGACACCAACCCTGCCATCCGGGAGCAGACGGTCAAGGTGGGTGTGGGCATGCCCACAGGGGCCACCCCTGGTTTTCTAAGGCTCAGAGGGGGCTCATCAGAGGACACAGAGGCCTTGGTTTTGGTCTGTGGGTCAAGCAGGGTATGGGAGGGGCAGGCACTGTTCTGCATGTGGGTCCTGGCTGTGGGTATAGCACTGCAGGTGGTGGTGGGAAGAGGGTGGGCATGGCCAAGAGTCCTGAGTTCAACAGACACAGTTCTGAGTTCAGCAGACATTCACGGAGACAGGAGTGCAGACAGGGGTTCCCCTTCCGAAGCCTTCTGGGTAAGGCCCAGGACCAGGTTGGGGAGGGCTCTGGCGGGTCTCCTTAGCACCCAGGGTCACTGGTGCCCTCCCAAAAGGCCGCCCCCATGTGTGGCACCCTGCCCGCTCCGGCCCCCACTTTTGCTGTCTCCCGCCCTGCAGTCCATGCTGCTCCTGGCCCCAAAGCTGAATGAGACCAACCTCAACGTGGAGTTGATGAAGCACTTTGCGCGGCTGCAGGCCAAGGACGAGCAGGGCCCCATCCGCTGCAACACCACGGTGTGCCTGGGCAAGATCGGCTCCTACCTCAGTGCCAGTGTGAGTGCCCCGCACACGTGGCAGGAGTTCTGTCAGCGTCACAGCCACAGCCCCCAGGCCAGGTCCCCTGGTGTGGGGGCTGTCaccccccctacacacacacacacagacccaggcCCTGGGTGCTCCAGTCCCCCTGTCTGAGGGACAGAGTAAGTTGTGCCAGGTCGCACAGCCGGTAGGTGGCTCCTGGAACAGATCCTAGGTCTGCTTACCCCCTCGGGCTTGCATCCCTAGGGCTCACGTCCCCTCCCTTCAGCCAGGGTCTGTGAATGCAGACACTGCAGCCTCCAGGCACTTAGCAGGAATGACTGAATGGGTCAGCAGGGCAGGCAGGAAGGGAGGCGTGGCCCAGTGCCGGGGCAGCTTCTTCTGGCCTCTGTCACTTTGAGCCATGGGCTGGTGATCTGGAAGGACAAGCCAAGATCCAGGGTTGTCGTTAGTGTTTAACTCACACTTGTTAGACTCTGGAGGCCCTGTGGTTGGCCTCTGTTGTGGCAGTTCTGGGCCCCAGGATGGACCCTATACTCAGGAGCCCTCTTCCTGCCCCAGACCAGACACAGGGTCCTCACCTCCGCCTTTAGCCGGGCCACAAAGGACCCGTTTGCACCGTCCCGGGTCGCGGGCGTTTTGGGCTTCGCCGCCACCCACAACCTCTACTCGATGAACGACTGCGCCCACAAGATCCTGCCTGTGCTCTGCGGCCTCACCGTggatcctgagaaatctgtgcgAGACCAGGTGAGGCGTCGCtggggctgggccctggggctgggtCTCTGGGGGTACCTGGGCTCCAGCCGGCCTGGCAGGCTCACAGGAACCTCGgaggccccagctctgccccttgcTGCCCCACAGGCCTTCAAGGCCATTCGAAGCTTCCTGTCCAAACTGGAGTCTGTGTCAGAGGACCCCACACAGCTGGCCGAAGTGGGTGAGTGGCCCACGCTCATGTTCCCTGTTCCTCTTGCCACTTTCTTGACTGTGGCCTGTTGTGGCCCCCGTCTGCCTCACTGGAGTGTCTGAAGAGCCCCAGGGGACAGACTGTAAAGcactcttcccacctcccacttcaCAGTTGGGAGAGTGCAGGCCTGGGGGAGGACGGCGCCCACTCTAGGTTGCTCTGTTTCTGTTAGTGCCTTCCTATCACCCTCCCCATGGAGGCCTGAGGTGTCTGTACCTGTCTTTCCTGTCCCTGCCCAGAGAAGGATGTCCACGCAGCCTCCAGCCCCGGGATGGGAGGAGCCGCAGCCAGCTGGGCAGGCTGGGCCGTGACGGGGGTCTCCTCGCTCACCTCTAAGCTGATCCGGGCACATCCCACAGCTGCCCCGGCTGAGACCAATGTCCCCCAGAGACCCGCGCCTGAGGGTGAGTGTCCTGGACTGAGAGGGCTTggagtcccccccaccccccggatGCTGATGGGGACGCCCCCAGCCCCAGCAACCTCTGCCCTGGGCTGAGACCTTCCTGGGGCTCAGTGGGCGGGAACTCAGCGAGCCTCTGCTCCCCAGGACTTCCTGCCCCGGCTCCTACCCCCGTCCCTGCCGTGCCTACGACCTCAGGCCAATGGGAGACACAAGAGGAGAGCAAGGACACCGAAGAGGACAGCAGTGCTGCAGACAGATGGGATGATGAAGACTGGGGCAGCCTGGAGGTGAGTGGGGCTGAGGAGAACTCCCTCAGGGGGACCCAGCTTCAAGGTCACAGACTGCCATTCAGGGAGCTCACGTGGGCTTGGCTGGAGTCAGATCTGTCCTCATCTGCAAGTATCCTAAGCAGGAGTCACGGAGCAGCCATTGTGGGTCAGAGCCGACAGCTGAGCCCCATCTCAGCTCTAGAAATGAGAGGccaaggtggtggtggttgggtctgcccacttctcttcctcgctcccctccccatccctcctaTGGCTGTTCTGGGGCTCACCTTGCCCTGTGATTAGCAGAGAGAGGTTACCCCCAGGCCTACAACCAACCTGTCCTCCCTGAGGGTGGGCTCAGGATGGGCTGAGGCCGGAGTGGCGCTGTCCTAAAGAGAATGCGGGCAGAGCTCCAGTCACCAGCAGTTTCTGCCCCTGAGGCCACAGGCAGGGGTGTGGAACTCAGGATCTCATTCCCCACCTCACAGAGGAGTGACAACAGGCCTGGTTCAGTGTGTTCAGTTTATTGATGGGACACAGGGCTGAGGAGAAAATGAGatggaagacaaaagaagaaagggtgGAGCCCATAGCTGGGCAGAGACTGGGGGGCTTCCTTGGCCTTTCGGGTGGAGCAAGAGGGCTCTATGGTCGTGCTTTCCTCCCCACCCTGCAGCAGGAGGCCGAATCTGTGTTGGCTCAGCGCGATGACTGGAGGACTGGGAACCAAGCCAGCCAGCCTGGGCAGGTGAGCTGGTGGGACAGAGGGTGTGTATGGGGGGCGGGCTGgcccctgctcctccctccccttctctagCACTGTCTCCTTCTCTTCTGCAGGCCAGCAACCCTGGCCACAGATCCCAGGAGTCAGACTGGAGCAGCTGGGAAGCCGAGGGCTCGTGGGAGCAAGACTGGCAGGAGCCAAGCCCCCCGGAGCCACCCCCTGAGGGCACACGGCTGGCCAGCGAGTATAACTGGGGTGGACCGGAGCCTAGTGACAAAGGCGACCCTTTTGCCGCCCTGTCAGTGCATCGGGAGGCTGGGGCGCAGGTACTTGGTGCCTGTCCAGTGGGAGGGTGCAGACCTGGGGTCCTCAGCTGAGTAGGCCTCCACTGCAGCCCACACTTCCCTTTTCAGTCAAGGCGAGACTCCTGGGGTGATGACAACTGGGAAGGCCTGGAGACTGAGAGCCGTAAGTGTTTACCAGCCGGCTGATGGCCTGGGCCTACCCTCCACCAGGGCAGGCATGGGAAGGGAAGCTGAGACCCAGGTTGTCCTGACACCTTCAGCCGTCCCCTTCTTGTTCCCAGGACAGGCGAAGGCAGAGCTAGCCCGGAAGAAGCGCGAGGAGCGAAGGCGGGAGATGGAGGCAAAACGCGCTGAGAAAAAGGCAGCCAAGGGCCCCATGAAGCTGGGAACCCGGAAGCTGGACTGAACCGCGAGTGTGGGCCCTTCCCAGCCTCGGAGGCCCCACAGATGTATTTATTGTACAAACCATGCGAGCCCGGTCACCCTGGCCAGGCATATCTCACATGTACATAATCAGAGCCACAATAAATTCTATTTCACACCTGTTGTGCTGGGCTCAGTCCAGCGCCTCCAAGGAGGCTGGAGTCTGGCGCTGCCCTTTGGAGTCTGCGCCCATCACGGACATGAACATCAATTTACTTCGAAAACCAAGAGTAAAGAGAAACGATCTGATTTATCAGTTTCTGGGAAATGCCCTCTGGAAGGAAGGCCGGCAGCGCCAGAGACACCCAACGTCTGCCTGTGAGCCAGGCGGAACCGGCAGGGACGCCCTTGGAACATGGGGCGCGGGGAAGGGGTCTACGGGCCCGAAGGGTCCCTGGGTCCGAGCCCCAAGTCGGGGCAACAGCGAGAAGCCGAGCTCGCCCCAAGTGTTGGGCGGAAACCCCTCGGTGACTGCGAAGGTCCAGGCGGAGGGTGGTGTCAGCGGCGGCGCTGGGGCACGCAGGCTCCATGCGTGCGGCTGCGCGCGAAGCCAGCTTTGCAGACGCAGCGGTAGGAACCGCTCGTGTTCACGCAGCGCTCGGTCTTGCATAGTAAGCCGCGCTGGTTCAGCTCTCGGCACTCATCGATGTCTGGAAGTGAGGGTGACAAGTGAGGACTTCACGAGGGCGCCAGAGCTGTGCTACCCGTTGGTTTCTGGTCCGAGCCGGGCTTCTGCAGGGCCcaaccccgccccgccccgcccacttgccctctggccccgccccctcggCGCGGCTCACCGACGCAGCGCGCGCGGGACGCGTCCAGCTGGAAGCCGCCGGGACACTCGCACACTGCACCGCCCGGCCGCGGCACACAGCGGCCGCTCACACAGCGACACTCGTCCGAATCCTCCTCCGAGCTGTCCTCTTCTGCGCGGGCGGAGAGAATGAGACGTCAACACTGCCCCCGGCGATGGCCGCGGACCCGCCTGTCCCTCCAGCTACACTCACCTCTGGCGGGCTTCCCCAGCAGCAGGGGGCTCGTGTCCCAGAAAGAATTACTTTCACTCTGCGACGTCGGGCACTGGGACCCTGAGAGGGGCAGGGGGCGGTCAGCAGTCAATGGCCTTGATTCCCCTCGGCTCCCGCCCCCAAACTCCCGTCCCGGCCAACCCCTCTCGGGCATGCTCACCAGCGCCGCGCGGCGGGCACGGACGGCACTGGGCTCCCCAGCCTCGACCCTGGCGACAGCAGCAGTCATCGAAGGTGAGGGCGGGCCCGGCCAGGGGGCCTGCACACATGCCGTCGTCTCCGCGCTGGCCCCAACACACGTCCCGCCGCTCCGGGGCACGCTCTGCGGAGGAGGACCCGGCGTCAGGGAGGAGCCCAAAGCAGGGACCGCCCTCCCCCGCTCCAATCCACCCTCGCGGGAACGGCGGCCCCGGGCCTCCACGCGGCACACAGGGCTCTGGAGAGCCCAAGATGACCCTCGCCCTCACCGGCCGGGCTCTCGGGGCGCTGGCAGTCGCGGCCTGAGGGTCCGGGTACCCAGGGCGGGCGGCACTCGCAGCGGTAGGAGCCAGGCAGGTTGACGCAGCGGCCAGGGCGGCAGGCTGTGGGGTCCTGGCACTCGTCCACGTCTGCGGGCAGCAAGTGGATGGGTGGGGGTGGAAGTCACAGCTTGGCTCGGCTagcttccctccctctttccccagaGGGCCGACCCGGGCCTCACCCATCTCTTCTGGGCTCAGACATTGGCGCTGCACCGGGCTGTACTCGGCTGGGGGAGTGCAGGCACAGCGGTAGCCACCGCGCGTGTTCTCACACACTCCGTTCCGGCAATTAGACTCGTCCAAACACTCGTCCACGTCTGAGGGGAGGAAAAGCGCGAGTGGTAGGCACAGGCCTGGAGTCGGGTGGTTGTGCGTGTCTCCTGGCTGCTTTCCCACGGCCACGGGGGCAGCTGCACTCACCCACGCATTCCAGCAGGTTCGAGTCGTAGTAGAAGCCGTGCTGGCAATAGCACTCGTAGCCGGGCTGCGTGTTCACGCACTTGCCCTCCTTGCAGATCTCCGCCCCAAACAATATGCATTCATCGATGTCTGCAGAGCGACAGGCCGTGGGCGCCTGCACCCTCTACCTGCCGGGCCTCTGAGGCCCCGTAGCAGAGGACGTGGGGGTGGCGCTTACCGTGGAAGGGCTGAAAAGTCTGCTACGGCTTTTCCCAAGTCCTACTTAAGGTGGTGGGGCGGGGCTTGGCAGAGGGGCGGGGCTTGGCAGAGGGGCGGGGCAGTCGGTGAGAGAGTGGGCGGGCCTTACACCAGTACCCGCAATTGACAAGCAAGCACTGGAGGGATGGGGGCGGTCCAAACCAGAGGGCGGAGCGGGGCGAGCCAGGTGGGCGGAGCCATGTTGGGGCTTACCACGGTGGGCTGGGATGCCATAGTTGACAATGTTGTTGTCCTGGGTATAGCCCTTCCCGTCTGGGCAGAGGCTGTGGAACTCAGCTACGGGAAGACAGTGGCCGTGGGGAAGGAAAGGAGCAGGATTGAGCACGTGCGTGCTGGCCCTAGGGCCGGAGCTCTCACCTCATTTCCCACCAACTCAGGAAGGGGCCCTCTTCCCCAATCCGAtcccaaatgaagaaactgaggttcaggaaagggaaaaggccccgccaggctcctgacCTGAGCTGTAGACTGGGCAGGGGTAGATCTCACAATGGTCTCCCCAGCCAGCCCCCAGCGAGCAGCAGCACTCCTGCTGGGTGACATTGGTGGCCAGAACACTGTCACAGAACACGGTGTCATCGAAGTTAAGGTAGCACTCCTTCTTGTGGTGGGGCTGCTCCACctctgaggggaggggagagcagcTCAGGGTCCGGCACCATGTCTTTGCCTGTCCACACTGCCCACCAACCTCTTCCCTCTGTGCCCCCCCATCGCCTGGCTCCCTGTAACTGCCACATGAAAGCCAAGCTCCACCCTCAGTGTGGCATTCAGGGGCCGCCTGACAGAGCTGGTCCCGCCGGGCTCTCCCAGGCAAAAGAAATTTCTTCCTGTTCCTCATATTCCGGAGGGTGGGACCAGGTACAACTCTGAGCCCCAACTGCAGCATCTAGATTGAAGAGGGAGTCGAGAGGGCACTCACCCTCACAGCCGTGTTGGTCCTGGGTGGGTGTGAAGCCCTCATCACAGATGCAAACGTAGGAGCCCTGCAGGTTCTCACAGACCCCATGGGGAAGGCACAGGCCTGGGTCCTGGCTGCACTCATCTATGTCTTCAAGGAGGAGAAGAGCAGAAAGAATCACTCAGAGGGAAACCAGACCCTCTCTCCCTGGGGGTGGGCCTCAAGGGCCTCACACAAGCCGAGAACCTGAATTTCCACTTTGACTTCAAAGCACACACAACAGGAAAGCCACTCGTGTAGGTCTGTGCATGTGGGTAGATGTGTACACATTCAGTGCATTGTTCTTCAAAAACCCTAACAGAATGAAGCCCTGGCTCTCAGCTCAGCATCTGGGACTTTCAGTTTAGTCTTCCAGTATCTTTGTCTCATCACCCTTTGCTCTAAACCAGTAACACCCTCAGCTCTATGTCTAGGCCACAGGTATCTACTCACCCTAAAAACACAACTAGCTCTGCTTCCAGATCTCTGTGCTTTGCAAATACTCTTCTTTGGGCCTGGTAAATACcatcctttgcttttctctgcttAGGGAATCTACTTATGCTTTAGGGAAGTCTGTTTATAGTTCAAGTTCCAATACAACTGTCACTTCTCTGTTGTAATTAATCACTAGCCCAGACCTCTTTTGGCACTGAGCGCTCTGAATTGTAAGAATCAATTTACCCAGGGCTCCATGCTAGGGGAGACTGTCTTCCTAGCAAGGAGCCCTGGGTTACTGCTCAGTATCTAGCATATagcatgctgctactgctgctaagtcgcttcagtcgtgtccgactctgtgcgaccccatagacggcagccaccaggctcccccgtccctggggttctccaggcaagaacactggagtgggttgccatttccttctccagtgcatgaaagtgaaaagtgaaagtgaagtctctcagttgtgtccgactcttagcgaccccatggactgcagcctaccaggctcctccgtccatgggattttccaggcaagagtactggagtggggtgccatagcaTATAGCATAGAACCTGGCAAAtattaggtgctcagtaaactCTTGTTGGATGAATGCATTGAGGGGTGAGTTGGCATATAGTAATAAGCATCATCTAATTACTgtcattattactgttattattattttctgtgaaagagtaggatgaatgagtggatggatggatggatgcaaaGACAGATCAACACTGTGTCTAGGAGATGACTGCTTACTGCCATTGCTCCTTGGGAGTTCTCAGCCAATCCCCCCATACCTTGGCATTTCCGGCCGCCTACCAGCCGATGCCCCTGGGGACAGAGACATCGATAGGAGCCATTGGTGT
The nucleotide sequence above comes from Cervus canadensis isolate Bull #8, Minnesota chromosome 29, ASM1932006v1, whole genome shotgun sequence. Encoded proteins:
- the SCYL1 gene encoding N-terminal kinase-like protein isoform X2, encoding MWFFARDPVRDFPFELSPEPPEGSPPGPWILHRGRKKATGSPVSIFVYDVKPGAEEQTQVAKAAFKRLKTLRHPNILAYIDGLETDKCLHVVTEAVTPLGVYLKARVEAGGLKELELSWGLHQIVKALSFLVNDCSLIHNNVCMAAVFVDRAGEWKLGGLDYMYSAQGNGGGPPRKGIPELEQYDPPELADGSGRAVREKWSADMWRLGCLIWEVFNGPLLRAAALRNPGKIPKSLVPHYCELVGANPKVRPNPARFLQNCRAPGGFMNNRFVETNLFLEEIQIKEPAEKQKFFQELSKSLDSFPEDFCRHKVLPQLLTAFEFGNAGAVVLTPLFKVGKFLNAEEYQQKIIPVVVKMFSSTDRAMRIRLLQQMEQFIQYLDEPTVNTQIFPHVVHGFLDTNPAIREQTVKSMLLLAPKLNETNLNVELMKHFARLQAKDEQGPIRCNTTVCLGKIGSYLSASTRHRVLTSAFSRATKDPFAPSRVAGVLGFAATHNLYSMNDCAHKILPVLCGLTVDPEKSVRDQAFKAIRSFLSKLESVSEDPTQLAEVEKDVHAASSPGMGGAAASWAGWAVTGVSSLTSKLIRAHPTAAPAETNVPQRPAPEGLPAPAPTPVPAVPTTSGQWETQEESKDTEEDSSAADRWDDEDWGSLEEAESVLAQRDDWRTGNQASQPGQASNPGHRSQESDWSSWEAEGSWEQDWQEPSPPEPPPEGTRLASEYNWGGPEPSDKGDPFAALSVHREAGAQSRRDSWGDDNWEGLETESRQAKAELARKKREERRREMEAKRAEKKAAKGPMKLGTRKLD
- the SCYL1 gene encoding N-terminal kinase-like protein isoform X1, with protein sequence MWFFARDPVRDFPFELSPEPPEGSPPGPWILHRGRKKATGSPVSIFVYDVKPGAEEQTQVAKAAFKRLKTLRHPNILAYIDGLETDKCLHVVTEAVTPLGVYLKARVEAGGLKELELSWGLHQIVKALSFLVNDCSLIHNNVCMAAVFVDRAGEWKLGGLDYMYSAQGNGGGPPRKGIPELEQYDPPELADGSGRAVREKWSADMWRLGCLIWEVFNGPLLRAAALRNPGKIPKSLVPHYCELVGANPKVRPNPARFLQNCRAPGGFMNNRFVETNLFLEEIQIKEPAEKQKFFQELSKSLDSFPEDFCRHKVLPQLLTAFEFGNAGAVVLTPLFKVGKFLNAEEYQQKIIPVVVKMFSSTDRAMRIRLLQQMEQFIQYLDEPTVNTQIFPHVVHGFLDTNPAIREQTVKSMLLLAPKLNETNLNVELMKHFARLQAKDEQGPIRCNTTVCLGKIGSYLSASTRHRVLTSAFSRATKDPFAPSRVAGVLGFAATHNLYSMNDCAHKILPVLCGLTVDPEKSVRDQAFKAIRSFLSKLESVSEDPTQLAEVEKDVHAASSPGMGGAAASWAGWAVTGVSSLTSKLIRAHPTAAPAETNVPQRPAPEGLPAPAPTPVPAVPTTSGQWETQEESKDTEEDSSAADRWDDEDWGSLEQEAESVLAQRDDWRTGNQASQPGQASNPGHRSQESDWSSWEAEGSWEQDWQEPSPPEPPPEGTRLASEYNWGGPEPSDKGDPFAALSVHREAGAQSRRDSWGDDNWEGLETESRQAKAELARKKREERRREMEAKRAEKKAAKGPMKLGTRKLD